The region TCGAGGTGCGCTACGTTTGAGTCACGCCGCTCCGTGCTGAGTCGCTCACGCGTCTTGCTGGCTGCCCTGTGGGGCGGCCTGCTTTTGGCGGTGGCCACGGTGGCTGCGCCAAGCGCATTTGATGCGCTTGAGCGCGCGCAGGCCGGCTTGGTGGTGGCCAAATTGTTTGAGAAGGAAGCGGCCATCAGCCTAGCGGCAGCGATGTTGCTGATGCTGATGGAGCGCCGCATGGCGCGCGACGGTGGCGGCCCGGCCTTGTCGGCCAATTTCTTTTTGCCGGCGAGTGCGCTGTTCTG is a window of Paucibacter sp. KCTC 42545 DNA encoding:
- a CDS encoding DUF4149 domain-containing protein; translated protein: MLSRSRVLLAALWGGLLLAVATVAAPSAFDALERAQAGLVVAKLFEKEAAISLAAAMLLMLMERRMARDGGGPALSANFFLPASALFCTVAGYYALQPMMAAAKAGQGAWSFMALHSVSLGFYGLKTLLVLALAWRVSKN